A window of the Cystobacter fuscus genome harbors these coding sequences:
- a CDS encoding sensor histidine kinase — MLTGLAAHGAWSTQAKPFPSLLVDAHHFYSLVLLPSWDPQTSIGGHPWPSTEPLPLARHRLVSVNGESLPKHMPLSAPLALYALAGETCSDARVSLLFESPQGQRLSVDVKGGCLDFDEVLLFFVTYVLAAWMVLWSGGLVLTLSSRTAARRAFVGWSAVTFLFLLSFYDYHTTAWLAPLFSVSKVGLMLSALWLAYAFPSPPAWRTVGLRRLLSALTVLGAATALGLVAARFTGTDIEPVRNTTDLLLALCIATLALVVLLRLRRSTGLERAELLTASGGLVVTPLLIALMQVFSLWTGREIRHLALPFIVLVLPLSIGYALIRHNILEARVVLTPRMLRVPLFLGALLLSVLGTYLFHLVTRTGPTQLMLLLLIGGALFSALMVLAHGLAVRLFFPATLAFRGTIEGLSDRLAALRDAPTIRRTLEEEVMNAVPTHSARILEPSALGELPHLPPEALEELARGTHVWTAQSPRERHLLIPMRSRGELRAVLFIAPKREGALYTQEDLQLLETLASLGALALHNVEAVQELESLRRLEVGAAHKEKQLTLSAISEEVCHEMVYPLSFLQDLLRRGADGQALGEEDLSFAREEVERMKRMLDSLRRLQLPRPEVGPLPLLGHTQRALHLIRESIQRKRLSVMVEIDPELTVRAEGDSLVQLLSNLLRNAAQAAPEEGAMGIRARWDAEGQLIEIWDTGPGIPEEVAQALFTHRRVTTKQDGYGIGLTVVQRIAHNFRWQVFYLRESDRTLFRLTLPPSP; from the coding sequence GTGCTCACGGGGCTCGCGGCCCACGGGGCCTGGAGCACCCAGGCAAAGCCCTTTCCCTCCCTGCTGGTGGACGCCCATCACTTCTATTCGTTGGTGCTGCTGCCCTCGTGGGATCCACAGACATCGATCGGGGGCCACCCGTGGCCGTCCACCGAGCCCCTCCCGCTGGCGCGCCACCGATTGGTCTCCGTGAATGGAGAATCCCTCCCCAAACACATGCCGCTGAGCGCCCCCCTGGCGCTCTACGCACTCGCGGGGGAAACCTGCTCCGACGCCAGGGTTTCCCTGCTCTTCGAGAGCCCACAAGGTCAACGCCTTTCCGTGGACGTGAAAGGCGGCTGCCTGGACTTCGACGAGGTCTTGCTCTTCTTCGTCACCTACGTGCTGGCGGCCTGGATGGTGCTCTGGTCCGGCGGACTGGTCCTGACGCTGAGCAGCCGCACCGCCGCCCGCCGGGCCTTCGTGGGGTGGTCGGCCGTGACCTTCCTCTTCCTGCTGTCCTTCTACGACTACCACACGACCGCGTGGCTCGCGCCGCTCTTCTCCGTCTCGAAGGTGGGCCTCATGCTCAGCGCGCTCTGGCTCGCCTACGCCTTTCCCTCGCCTCCCGCGTGGAGGACGGTGGGCCTGCGCCGCCTGCTCTCCGCGCTGACGGTGCTGGGGGCCGCGACGGCGCTGGGCCTCGTGGCCGCGCGCTTCACGGGAACGGACATCGAGCCCGTGCGCAATACCACCGATCTGTTGCTGGCTCTCTGCATCGCGACACTGGCGCTCGTCGTCCTCCTCCGGCTGCGCCGCAGCACGGGACTGGAACGCGCCGAGTTGCTCACCGCCTCCGGTGGCCTCGTCGTGACCCCCCTGCTGATCGCGCTCATGCAGGTGTTCTCCCTGTGGACCGGCAGGGAGATCCGGCACCTGGCGCTGCCCTTCATCGTCCTCGTCCTCCCGCTGTCCATCGGCTACGCGCTGATCCGCCACAACATCCTGGAGGCCCGGGTCGTGCTCACCCCGAGGATGCTGCGGGTTCCGCTCTTCCTCGGCGCCCTGCTCCTGTCCGTGCTCGGGACGTACCTGTTCCATCTGGTGACCCGGACCGGACCGACACAGCTCATGCTGCTCCTCCTCATCGGCGGAGCGCTCTTCAGCGCGTTGATGGTGCTCGCCCATGGGCTGGCGGTACGCCTGTTCTTTCCCGCCACCCTGGCGTTCCGCGGCACCATCGAGGGACTCAGTGATCGGCTGGCGGCCCTGCGTGACGCGCCCACCATCCGGCGGACCCTGGAGGAGGAGGTGATGAATGCCGTGCCCACCCACTCGGCCCGGATCCTCGAGCCCTCGGCCCTGGGTGAGCTCCCCCATCTGCCCCCGGAAGCCCTGGAGGAACTCGCGCGGGGCACCCATGTCTGGACGGCGCAGAGCCCCCGCGAGCGGCACCTGCTGATTCCCATGCGCTCACGGGGGGAGCTGCGGGCCGTGCTGTTCATCGCCCCCAAGCGAGAGGGCGCCCTCTATACCCAGGAGGATCTCCAACTGCTGGAGACCCTCGCCAGCCTGGGCGCCCTGGCGCTCCACAACGTCGAGGCCGTCCAGGAGCTGGAGTCCCTCCGGCGCCTCGAGGTGGGGGCGGCGCACAAGGAGAAGCAGCTGACCCTCAGCGCGATCAGCGAGGAGGTCTGCCACGAGATGGTCTACCCGCTGAGCTTCCTGCAGGATCTGCTCCGGCGGGGCGCCGATGGCCAGGCGCTCGGGGAGGAGGATCTCTCCTTCGCGAGAGAAGAGGTCGAGCGCATGAAGCGGATGCTGGACTCCCTGCGACGGCTCCAACTGCCCCGGCCCGAAGTCGGTCCGCTCCCCCTGCTCGGCCATACCCAGCGGGCGCTGCATCTCATCCGGGAGTCCATCCAGCGCAAGCGGCTGTCCGTCATGGTGGAGATCGACCCCGAGCTGACCGTCCGCGCGGAAGGAGACTCCCTGGTCCAACTGCTCAGCAACCTCCTGCGCAACGCGGCCCAGGCGGCACCCGAGGAGGGCGCCATGGGCATCCGAGCCCGATGGGACGCAGAAGGGCAGCTCATCGAGATCTGGGACACGGGGCCCGGCATCCCGGAGGAGGTCGCCCAGGCGCTCTTCACCCATCGCCGCGTCACCACGAAGCAGGACGGCTATGGCATCGGACTGACCGTGGTTCAACGCATCGCGCATAACTTCCGCTGGCAGGTCTTCTACTTACGAGAGTCCGATCGCACTCTCTTTCGCCTGACCCTTCCCCCTTCGCCTTGA
- a CDS encoding S8/S53 family peptidase, whose translation MSLRGRAYPRQHRGYQLLRQLDVVPSRDELSYLDFSIVSPLPGADGRPLSVPASWVPFPSVGQERLYVSPSVDEGALPARFIQPLVCRGRGHPTPGVGYIGVDSRVWMDERYTGEPTPLPGTPSPELEQPEIGLPRPRLSVEALLHGLGLPSPHLAARHWDGHEGAPVRVAVIDTDCGGWDVLRGLDETSLLHAASEQGLGFPRSPHPPEPSRTVAGHGVVMAAAVEAVAPGVRLGLFEIPLAHDSFLHVTDLAAALARAVGEWGADVVLVAMAHGSWGVPAHLRAILRGCARSGRGGRGALIVCCTGRIDQNRDVHGDSAVLASDDFNAQPWVIPVAACGLGGGWYRLHGTPLGRLGPSVELCAPGELVTFPAIGAADDSSLAAALVAGTAARMVATHPELRLAELRQLLRATAVKTPPEEAPSAPGLEARHFNDWDQGGHNFKLGHGRLDALGACLAAADPFCFALLATRAPLSVPGSPAEVEMEQEAARSWEAALWSSAPHEPLLRRYLSLRGCFVPLVLRDSPLKDALFWLARHLRALRRHGLATWPVDETDHGALKDRCLHVLELLGEALEQSPPEVPASEASRWLYTLMRRLEATPSQTIARFLAKALAFPSGTSG comes from the coding sequence ATGTCTCTCCGTGGCCGGGCCTACCCAAGACAACACCGTGGGTACCAGCTCCTCCGTCAGCTCGATGTAGTCCCCTCACGCGACGAGTTGTCCTATCTGGACTTCTCGATCGTCTCGCCACTGCCCGGGGCGGACGGCCGTCCACTGTCCGTTCCCGCGAGCTGGGTGCCCTTTCCCTCCGTGGGCCAGGAGCGGCTGTATGTGTCTCCCTCCGTCGACGAGGGCGCACTGCCGGCGCGCTTCATCCAACCCCTGGTCTGCCGCGGGCGGGGTCATCCCACGCCCGGGGTGGGCTACATCGGCGTGGACAGCCGGGTCTGGATGGACGAGCGCTACACGGGCGAGCCGACGCCCCTCCCAGGCACTCCCTCCCCGGAGCTGGAGCAGCCCGAGATCGGTTTGCCCCGCCCCCGGCTCTCCGTCGAGGCCCTGCTGCATGGCCTCGGGCTTCCCTCACCACACCTCGCCGCCCGGCACTGGGATGGACACGAGGGCGCTCCGGTGCGGGTGGCCGTCATCGACACGGATTGCGGCGGATGGGACGTGCTGCGCGGCCTGGATGAAACCTCCCTCCTTCACGCCGCCTCGGAACAGGGGTTGGGGTTTCCCCGGAGTCCCCATCCACCAGAGCCCTCGCGGACCGTGGCGGGCCATGGCGTGGTGATGGCCGCGGCGGTCGAGGCGGTCGCGCCCGGCGTACGCCTGGGCTTGTTCGAGATTCCCCTCGCCCATGACTCGTTCCTCCATGTCACCGACCTGGCGGCGGCACTGGCCCGGGCGGTGGGGGAGTGGGGGGCGGATGTCGTCCTGGTGGCCATGGCCCATGGAAGCTGGGGCGTTCCCGCCCACCTGCGGGCCATCCTTCGCGGGTGCGCCCGGAGTGGCCGGGGAGGACGGGGCGCGCTCATCGTGTGCTGCACGGGGCGCATCGATCAGAACCGCGACGTTCACGGAGACAGCGCGGTGCTCGCGAGCGACGACTTCAACGCGCAGCCCTGGGTCATTCCCGTGGCGGCCTGTGGCCTCGGAGGCGGCTGGTACCGGCTTCACGGCACGCCCCTCGGGCGCCTGGGGCCCTCCGTCGAGCTGTGCGCGCCCGGGGAACTCGTCACGTTTCCGGCCATCGGGGCGGCGGACGATTCGAGCCTCGCCGCGGCGCTGGTGGCTGGCACCGCCGCTCGCATGGTCGCCACCCATCCGGAGTTGCGCCTCGCCGAGCTCCGCCAGCTCCTGCGAGCGACCGCCGTGAAGACGCCTCCAGAGGAGGCACCGTCGGCCCCGGGCTTGGAGGCCCGTCATTTCAACGACTGGGATCAGGGCGGGCACAACTTCAAGCTGGGCCATGGACGGCTCGATGCCCTGGGGGCATGTCTGGCCGCCGCGGATCCCTTCTGCTTCGCCTTGCTGGCCACGCGTGCGCCACTGTCCGTCCCAGGGTCCCCCGCTGAAGTGGAAATGGAACAGGAGGCGGCTCGGAGCTGGGAGGCCGCATTGTGGAGCAGTGCTCCCCATGAACCCCTGCTCCGACGCTACCTGTCCCTGCGGGGTTGTTTCGTCCCCCTCGTCCTGCGTGACAGCCCGCTGAAGGACGCGCTCTTCTGGCTCGCGCGCCACCTGCGTGCCCTGCGACGGCACGGCCTCGCGACGTGGCCCGTGGACGAAACCGACCACGGAGCCCTGAAGGACCGGTGCCTCCACGTGTTGGAGCTGCTGGGTGAGGCACTCGAACAATCCCCTCCGGAAGTCCCCGCCAGCGAGGCGTCGCGCTGGCTCTACACCCTGATGCGTCGGTTGGAGGCCACACCGTCCCAGACCATCGCGCGGTTCCTCGCCAAAGCCCTCGCCTTTCCATCGGGAACGTCCGGCTAG
- a CDS encoding caspase family protein, with the protein MRGQALILGCQTYGLTGVLGDARRVAEALGALGFDVTVCMGEEATRERILQLYRHLIERCAPDEAAFVYYAGHGAWAPAPGSGVQFIVPADFELSTEEDFRGITALELSALLEELTSRTRNVTVVLDCCFASRMFRSVDLVPRALPVVPLPVVCAHLKRLQARGQALGGRHIESNPHAVRLVAAALDEQAYEYTNARGVRTGLLTDAFLEVLDEARGLRVSWGQLGRRIRERVLARCSHQRPELEGPERRLLFQLEELEHESSLAYYPEHGHHWLRGGRLHGVREGDEYAVMPLGADGPDEARALASARVLEVLGGSSRVALVRRSSALVPTGAPAFPRRSQQPRRAVVLEGSWDAHAPLLSRLREAFRTSFFVRQASMEEREPVLAHVRLGERGVDVLDSGLDGIVHPLPLTPSSVPGVLHALEVLARAQSLRELGDGGDSERFTQWLELEWGRVSARRAFPLPTAGACLHAGERVYVRLQARGHTRLHVSVLDVGVGGAISLLNASQPSGMVLGSGRVETLGAGPDGTLVGLELEWPEVTPRQDARPESLVVIASEFPVDLRLLGTSHSRLTRAPPVSLEQLMQSGGRDRYAVKHIRFWLDPRPPP; encoded by the coding sequence ATGCGTGGACAGGCCCTCATCCTCGGATGCCAGACCTATGGACTGACCGGCGTGTTGGGAGACGCGCGGCGGGTCGCGGAGGCGCTCGGTGCGCTCGGCTTCGACGTCACCGTGTGCATGGGAGAAGAGGCGACGCGCGAGCGCATCCTCCAGCTCTACCGCCACCTCATCGAGCGGTGTGCTCCGGACGAGGCGGCCTTCGTCTATTACGCGGGGCACGGGGCCTGGGCTCCCGCACCGGGCTCCGGCGTCCAGTTCATCGTGCCGGCGGACTTCGAGCTCTCCACGGAAGAGGATTTCCGCGGCATCACCGCCCTCGAGCTGTCGGCGCTCTTGGAGGAGCTGACGTCGAGGACACGCAACGTGACCGTCGTGCTCGACTGTTGCTTCGCGTCGCGCATGTTCCGGAGCGTGGACCTGGTGCCGAGGGCGCTCCCCGTGGTGCCGCTGCCCGTCGTGTGCGCGCACCTGAAGCGGCTCCAGGCCCGGGGTCAGGCGCTGGGGGGCCGCCACATCGAGAGCAACCCGCATGCGGTGCGGCTGGTGGCCGCGGCGCTCGACGAACAGGCCTACGAGTACACCAACGCTCGCGGCGTGCGCACCGGGTTGCTGACCGATGCCTTCCTCGAGGTGCTCGACGAGGCGCGCGGGCTCCGGGTGTCCTGGGGTCAGCTCGGCCGACGCATCCGGGAGCGGGTGCTCGCCCGTTGTTCCCATCAACGGCCCGAGCTCGAGGGCCCCGAGCGGCGATTGTTGTTCCAGCTCGAGGAACTCGAGCACGAGTCCTCCCTCGCCTACTACCCCGAGCACGGCCACCACTGGCTGCGGGGAGGGCGTCTGCACGGGGTGCGGGAGGGCGATGAATACGCGGTCATGCCCCTGGGCGCCGACGGCCCGGACGAGGCCCGCGCCCTGGCCTCCGCCCGGGTCCTCGAGGTGCTGGGCGGCTCGAGCCGGGTGGCGCTGGTGCGGAGGAGCTCGGCCCTCGTTCCCACGGGGGCTCCCGCCTTCCCGCGCCGCTCCCAGCAACCCCGGCGCGCCGTGGTGTTGGAGGGCTCCTGGGACGCCCATGCGCCGCTTCTCTCCCGCCTGCGGGAAGCATTTCGGACCTCGTTCTTCGTGCGTCAGGCGTCCATGGAGGAGCGGGAGCCCGTGCTCGCCCACGTCCGGCTCGGCGAGCGAGGCGTGGACGTTCTTGACTCGGGACTGGACGGAATCGTCCATCCCCTGCCGCTCACCCCCTCCAGCGTCCCAGGGGTGCTCCACGCCCTGGAGGTCCTGGCCCGGGCCCAGTCACTGCGCGAGCTCGGCGACGGCGGCGACTCGGAGCGCTTCACGCAGTGGCTCGAACTCGAGTGGGGTCGGGTGTCCGCTCGCCGTGCCTTTCCGCTTCCCACGGCGGGGGCCTGCCTTCACGCGGGAGAGCGCGTCTATGTCCGCCTCCAAGCTCGTGGCCACACCCGCCTCCACGTCTCGGTCCTCGACGTGGGCGTCGGGGGGGCCATCTCCTTGCTGAATGCCTCGCAGCCCTCGGGGATGGTGCTGGGGAGCGGCCGGGTCGAGACCCTGGGCGCCGGGCCGGATGGGACGCTCGTGGGCTTGGAGCTCGAATGGCCCGAGGTCACGCCCCGTCAGGACGCGCGCCCCGAGTCCCTCGTGGTCATCGCCTCGGAGTTTCCCGTGGACCTGCGCCTGCTCGGCACTTCCCACTCCCGGCTCACCCGCGCACCGCCGGTCTCCCTGGAACAGTTGATGCAGAGTGGCGGTCGGGACAGGTACGCGGTGAAGCACATCCGGTTCTGGTTGGACCCCCGTCCACCCCCTTGA
- a CDS encoding trypsin-like serine peptidase: protein MDEMTSLRHRLERALGGRAIEELWPEPRALVGFEAAVALSVDRALARRAFDKLRAGSRLLPVESAVLEVAIRMARPALRIERGRLPPHSFLEMEEAVRAILLAQLPGIASLGFRWGIPLATAFQVAPRVLVTSAHVADRLEQEREDLTRGNFVAHFDADDRHEERIVSITGVLVRHPSEDVALLEMEAEGPLDGGLRLARRPADSRARRVLGVGYPLYGDGHLPWVDSLFEHVYGVLRASPGELMGAEGERLFHDCTTLSGNSGSPLFDLSTGLVIGVHSSGKFAWRNTAVSTRALLSNEFIRARASCWD, encoded by the coding sequence ATGGATGAGATGACTTCGCTCCGGCACCGGTTGGAGCGCGCCCTGGGAGGCAGGGCCATCGAGGAGCTCTGGCCGGAGCCCCGGGCGCTCGTCGGCTTCGAGGCCGCGGTGGCGTTGAGTGTGGACCGGGCGCTGGCTCGGAGGGCGTTCGACAAGCTGCGCGCGGGCAGCCGGCTGCTGCCCGTCGAGTCCGCGGTACTGGAGGTGGCCATCCGCATGGCGCGGCCGGCCTTGCGCATCGAGCGGGGGCGCTTGCCGCCCCATTCCTTCCTGGAGATGGAGGAGGCGGTGCGGGCCATCCTCCTGGCGCAACTGCCGGGGATCGCCTCGCTCGGTTTTCGCTGGGGGATTCCCCTGGCGACGGCGTTCCAGGTCGCGCCCCGGGTGCTGGTGACCAGCGCCCACGTGGCGGACAGGCTGGAGCAGGAGCGCGAGGATCTGACGCGAGGGAACTTCGTCGCCCACTTCGACGCGGATGACCGGCACGAGGAGCGCATCGTGTCGATCACGGGTGTTCTGGTCCGTCATCCCTCGGAGGACGTGGCCCTGCTGGAGATGGAGGCCGAGGGGCCGCTGGACGGGGGGTTGAGGCTGGCGCGGCGACCCGCGGACTCGCGCGCCCGGCGGGTGCTCGGAGTGGGCTATCCGCTCTACGGCGATGGGCACCTTCCCTGGGTGGACTCGCTCTTCGAGCACGTCTACGGCGTGTTGCGGGCCTCGCCGGGGGAACTGATGGGAGCCGAGGGCGAGCGGTTGTTCCACGACTGCACGACCCTGTCGGGCAACTCGGGCTCACCCCTGTTCGACTTGAGCACGGGATTGGTCATTGGCGTCCACTCCTCGGGGAAGTTCGCCTGGCGCAACACCGCCGTGAGCACGCGAGCCCTACTCTCCAACGAATTCATCCGGGCCCGGGCATCTTGCTGGGACTGA